In one window of Halomarina pelagica DNA:
- a CDS encoding helix-turn-helix domain-containing protein: MRSGIYAEMRIERPPTCQVAAVSREVSPVGAVSRSVSASGTSVTEEFTASEDATVDADEVFRYDAESVYRLARERGQGCVCERIESHDCPVRDVRARDGALLVSFYAPDLESLREIIGDLRAAFDGVAVRRLTRSECPSDSGELVLVDRDALTDRQADVLETAHEMGYFSHPKGANAGEVADALGVNRATLAEHLAAAQTKLLDALLVE, encoded by the coding sequence ATGCGGTCCGGTATCTACGCGGAGATGCGGATCGAGCGTCCCCCGACGTGTCAGGTCGCGGCCGTCTCGCGGGAGGTGTCGCCCGTCGGGGCCGTCTCCAGGAGCGTCTCCGCGTCCGGAACCTCGGTCACCGAGGAGTTCACCGCCTCGGAGGACGCCACCGTCGACGCGGACGAGGTGTTCAGGTACGACGCCGAGAGCGTCTACCGCCTCGCCCGCGAACGCGGTCAGGGGTGCGTCTGCGAACGGATCGAGTCCCACGACTGTCCGGTCCGCGACGTGCGCGCGCGAGACGGTGCCCTCCTCGTGAGTTTCTACGCGCCGGATCTCGAATCGCTCCGGGAGATCATCGGCGACCTGCGCGCCGCGTTCGACGGCGTCGCCGTCCGTCGTCTCACGCGCTCTGAGTGTCCCTCCGACTCGGGCGAACTCGTGCTCGTCGACCGCGACGCGCTCACCGACCGACAGGCTGACGTGCTGGAGACCGCCCACGAGATGGGGTACTTCTCGCACCCGAAGGGGGCGAACGCGGGCGAAGTCGCCGACGCCCTGGGGGTGAACCGTGCGACGCTCGCAGAGCACCTCGCGGCGGCACAGACGAAACTGCTCGACGCGCTGCTGGTCGAGTAG
- a CDS encoding cytochrome b: MSRLDGLADRVGSASERLYRWTDDRFDLDAGRGALGKAFPAEDSFLLGEIALFSFLVLVLTGTFLGMFFEPSTSDVTYEGSVAKFQGETLPEAFVSVLHITYDVPYGMFIRRMHHWAAHLFVAAIGLHMLRVFFTGAYRNPREPNWVVGSGLAVLAMGAAYTGYALPFDEFASTATGIGYNVAKSIPIVGDVGAKIVFGGEFPSSATIPRLYFLHVLVIPATIGVLLAVHMAILLRQKHTETPRDGPVGTRRTTVEADDDSVVVGLPAFPNQAAVSAVVFFLTLATLSLLAGFLPVHNVAEYGPNDLASTPELIMPDWFFMWLYGFLKLLPTWMSVTIPVVGIHLNTEFIGGVLLPGLVFLALFAWPFIDYSEEPTHFTADPLARPWQTAVGVAAIVFVVIASIAGMNNILADVLGTSTSVVNPALVVALLLGPALAGGITYRVLSGDDGERDAGGRDPTEATGDG; encoded by the coding sequence ATGTCCCGGCTCGACGGGCTGGCAGACCGCGTCGGGTCGGCGTCCGAGCGCCTCTACCGGTGGACCGACGACCGGTTCGACCTCGACGCCGGCCGCGGGGCGCTCGGCAAGGCGTTCCCCGCCGAGGACTCGTTCCTGCTCGGGGAGATCGCCCTGTTCAGCTTCCTCGTGCTCGTGCTCACCGGGACCTTCCTCGGTATGTTCTTCGAGCCGAGCACGAGCGACGTGACGTACGAGGGGAGCGTCGCCAAGTTCCAGGGCGAGACCCTCCCGGAGGCGTTCGTCAGCGTCCTCCACATCACCTACGACGTCCCCTACGGGATGTTCATCCGTCGGATGCACCACTGGGCGGCGCACCTCTTCGTCGCCGCCATCGGACTCCACATGCTCCGGGTGTTCTTCACCGGCGCGTACCGCAACCCCCGCGAGCCGAACTGGGTCGTCGGCTCCGGGCTGGCCGTGCTGGCGATGGGGGCGGCGTACACGGGCTACGCGCTCCCCTTCGACGAGTTCGCGAGCACCGCGACGGGCATCGGCTACAACGTGGCGAAGTCGATCCCGATCGTCGGCGACGTGGGCGCGAAGATCGTCTTCGGCGGCGAGTTCCCGTCCAGCGCGACGATCCCGCGGCTGTACTTCCTCCACGTGCTCGTCATCCCGGCGACGATCGGCGTGCTGCTCGCGGTCCACATGGCGATCCTGTTGCGCCAGAAGCACACTGAGACACCGCGGGACGGCCCCGTGGGGACCCGGCGGACGACCGTCGAGGCGGACGACGACAGCGTAGTGGTCGGACTCCCGGCGTTCCCCAACCAGGCGGCCGTCAGCGCCGTGGTCTTCTTCCTGACGCTGGCGACGCTGTCGCTGCTCGCCGGCTTCCTCCCCGTCCACAACGTCGCCGAGTACGGCCCGAACGACCTGGCGAGCACCCCCGAACTCATCATGCCCGACTGGTTCTTCATGTGGCTGTACGGCTTCCTGAAGCTCCTGCCGACGTGGATGAGCGTCACGATCCCGGTGGTCGGGATCCACCTGAACACGGAGTTCATCGGCGGGGTCCTGCTGCCGGGGCTCGTGTTCCTGGCGCTGTTCGCCTGGCCGTTCATCGACTACTCGGAGGAGCCGACACACTTCACGGCCGACCCGCTGGCGCGACCCTGGCAGACCGCCGTCGGCGTCGCGGCGATCGTGTTCGTCGTGATCGCCTCCATCGCGGGGATGAACAACATCCTCGCGGACGTGCTTGGCACGTCGACGAGCGTCGTCAACCCGGCCCTCGTCGTCGCGCTCCTGCTCGGTCCCGCCCTGGCGGGGGGGATCACCTACCGGGTCCTGAGCGGGGACGACGGCGAGCGCGACGCGGGCGGGCGCGACCCGACGGAGGCGACGGGCGATGGCTGA
- a CDS encoding ethylbenzene dehydrogenase-related protein codes for MREERSAALAAAVLSCLVVVTAAVAPALTSARPANQIPVEEVSGDANPQRPTAEVWTAVPSVDVPLTSAPSGLPNANDTSVETLDVQAARDQRRLYVRVSWKDGTADRNVTGPREFADAVAVQLPVNTSARPPIAMGSTRTPVNVWYWSADGGTEELLAGGPGSTTAFGNATVRTTTTYDDGRWTVVLSRERRVPGPNRTSIGGEDVDVAFAAWNGSNMERSGRKSVSEWYHFPLGPGPQGPPYETILWTVAGLAIVGVALVTITAVRRT; via the coding sequence ATGCGTGAGGAGCGGTCGGCCGCGCTCGCCGCGGCGGTGTTGAGCTGTCTGGTGGTCGTCACGGCGGCCGTCGCGCCCGCGCTGACGTCGGCCCGGCCGGCGAACCAGATCCCCGTCGAGGAGGTGTCGGGCGACGCGAACCCCCAGCGGCCGACCGCCGAGGTCTGGACCGCGGTGCCGTCGGTCGACGTTCCGCTCACGAGCGCGCCGAGCGGGCTCCCGAACGCGAACGACACGTCGGTCGAGACGCTGGACGTGCAGGCCGCACGGGATCAGCGACGCCTGTACGTCCGCGTCTCGTGGAAGGACGGGACGGCGGATCGGAACGTGACCGGGCCGCGGGAGTTCGCCGACGCGGTCGCGGTGCAGCTACCGGTGAACACCAGCGCCCGGCCGCCGATCGCGATGGGGAGCACGCGCACCCCCGTCAACGTCTGGTACTGGAGCGCTGACGGCGGCACCGAGGAACTGCTCGCCGGCGGACCCGGATCGACGACCGCGTTCGGGAACGCGACGGTGCGGACGACGACGACGTACGACGACGGCCGGTGGACGGTCGTCCTCTCCCGGGAGCGACGCGTCCCCGGACCGAACCGGACCTCGATCGGGGGGGAGGACGTCGACGTCGCGTTCGCGGCGTGGAACGGCTCCAACATGGAGCGGTCCGGCCGGAAGTCGGTGAGCGAGTGGTACCACTTCCCCCTCGGGCCGGGACCGCAGGGGCCGCCCTACGAGACCATCCTGTGGACGGTCGCGGGGCTCGCGATCGTCGGCGTCGCGCTCGTGACGATCACCGCGGTCAGGAGGACGTGA
- a CDS encoding molybdopterin-dependent oxidoreductase gives MSENERHGERSERAETETGASRRGFLKGLGVAAAVGAGAASGDLLSMDGLEIVEDPIGNYPYRDWEDLYRERWDWDSVARSTHSVNCTGSCSWNVYVKNGQVWREEQAGDYPRFDESLPDPNPRGCQKGACYTDYVNADQRVKHPLKRVGERGEGKWKRISWDEALTEIATHVVEEVRAGRYDAISGFTPIPAMSPVSFAGGSRLINLLGGVSHSFYDWYSDLPPGQPLTWGVQTDNAESADWYNADYLIAWGSNVNVTRIPDAKYFLDAGYDGTKRVGVFTDYSQTAIHTDEWLSPEPGTDTALALGMARTIVEEGLYDEAHLKEQTDMPLLVREDTGKFLRAADLRADGDDRVFVMRDAEGTLRDAPGSLGNRAGKYDPDASIELGFDPRLDVDGTVDALDGEVRVRSVWAKLKAELARYDPAFVREETGVGRETHQRIAREFADADRAKIIHGKGVNDWYHNDLGNRAIQLLVTLTGNLGRQGTGLDHYVGQEKIWTVHGWKTLSFPTGDVRGVPTTLWTYYHAGILENTDEETAARIREAIDREWMPLYPEEREDGTRPDPTTLFVWRGNYFNQSKGNVAVEETLWPKLDLVVDVNFRMDSTAMYSDIVLPAASHYEKHDLSMTDMHTYVHPFTPAVEPLGESKTDWQIFRELAAKIQAVARERDLDPVRDRRFDREIDLTTVHDDFVRDWVSGAEGALADDRAACEFVLEHSEETNPSDSDARITFDDIDERPRRFEAASDHWTSPIEEGEAYAPWKRFVRDKEPWPTFTGRQQYYIDHDWFLEMGEELPTHKRPVVEQDREAYPLRYNTPHGRWSIHSTWRDNETLLRLQRGEPVVYLHPEDAEARGIADGDDVVVYNDLAEVEVQAKLYPSSRTGTARMYFAWETFQFPGRNNFNSLVPMYMKPTQLVRYPEDTGEHLRFVPNYWGPTGVNSDVRVDVRKKGGDGS, from the coding sequence ATGAGCGAGAACGAACGGCACGGCGAGCGGTCGGAGCGAGCGGAAACCGAGACGGGCGCGTCGCGTCGGGGCTTCCTGAAGGGCCTCGGCGTCGCCGCCGCGGTCGGTGCGGGGGCGGCGAGCGGCGACCTGTTGTCGATGGACGGCCTCGAGATCGTCGAGGACCCCATCGGTAACTACCCCTACCGGGACTGGGAGGACCTCTACCGCGAGCGGTGGGACTGGGACTCGGTCGCCCGGAGCACCCACAGCGTCAACTGCACCGGCAGTTGCTCGTGGAACGTCTACGTGAAGAACGGGCAGGTCTGGCGCGAGGAGCAGGCCGGCGACTACCCCCGCTTCGACGAGTCGCTGCCGGACCCGAACCCGCGGGGATGCCAGAAGGGGGCCTGCTACACGGACTACGTGAACGCCGACCAGCGCGTCAAGCACCCGCTCAAGCGGGTCGGCGAGCGCGGCGAGGGGAAGTGGAAACGGATCTCCTGGGACGAGGCGCTGACCGAGATCGCGACCCACGTCGTCGAGGAGGTGCGGGCGGGGCGGTACGACGCGATCAGCGGGTTCACGCCCATCCCGGCGATGAGTCCCGTCTCCTTCGCGGGCGGGTCGCGGCTGATCAACCTCCTGGGCGGCGTGAGCCACTCCTTCTACGACTGGTACTCTGACCTCCCGCCGGGCCAGCCGCTGACGTGGGGCGTCCAGACCGACAACGCCGAGAGCGCCGACTGGTACAACGCGGACTACCTCATCGCGTGGGGGTCGAACGTCAACGTGACGCGCATCCCCGACGCGAAGTACTTCCTCGACGCCGGCTACGACGGGACCAAGCGCGTCGGCGTGTTCACCGACTACTCGCAGACGGCGATCCACACCGACGAGTGGCTCAGCCCCGAACCGGGGACGGACACGGCGCTCGCCCTCGGGATGGCACGGACCATCGTCGAGGAGGGGCTGTACGACGAGGCGCACCTGAAGGAACAGACCGACATGCCGCTGCTGGTCCGCGAGGACACCGGCAAGTTCCTCCGCGCCGCCGACCTCCGCGCCGACGGGGACGACCGGGTGTTCGTGATGCGCGACGCCGAGGGAACCCTCCGGGACGCGCCGGGGTCGCTCGGGAACCGCGCCGGGAAGTACGACCCCGACGCGAGCATCGAACTCGGCTTCGACCCGCGACTGGACGTGGACGGGACCGTCGACGCCCTCGACGGCGAGGTTCGCGTCCGGTCGGTCTGGGCGAAGCTGAAGGCGGAACTCGCCAGGTACGACCCCGCGTTCGTCCGCGAGGAGACCGGCGTCGGACGGGAGACCCACCAGCGGATCGCCCGCGAGTTCGCCGACGCCGACCGGGCGAAGATCATCCACGGGAAGGGCGTCAACGACTGGTACCACAACGACCTCGGCAACCGGGCGATCCAGCTGCTGGTCACGCTGACCGGGAACCTCGGCCGGCAGGGGACGGGCCTCGACCACTACGTCGGCCAGGAGAAGATCTGGACGGTCCACGGCTGGAAGACGCTCTCCTTCCCGACCGGCGACGTTCGCGGGGTCCCGACGACGCTGTGGACCTACTACCACGCCGGCATCCTCGAGAACACCGACGAGGAGACCGCGGCCCGCATCCGGGAGGCCATCGACAGGGAGTGGATGCCGCTGTACCCCGAGGAGCGCGAGGACGGGACGCGGCCCGATCCGACCACGCTGTTCGTCTGGCGCGGGAACTACTTCAACCAGTCCAAGGGGAACGTCGCCGTCGAGGAGACCCTCTGGCCCAAACTCGACCTCGTCGTCGACGTCAACTTCCGCATGGACTCGACGGCGATGTACTCGGACATCGTCCTGCCGGCCGCGAGCCACTACGAGAAGCACGACCTCTCGATGACGGACATGCACACCTACGTACACCCGTTCACGCCGGCCGTGGAGCCGCTCGGGGAGTCGAAGACGGACTGGCAGATCTTCCGCGAACTCGCGGCGAAGATCCAGGCGGTCGCGCGGGAGCGCGACCTCGACCCGGTGCGCGACCGCCGGTTCGACCGGGAGATCGACCTCACGACCGTCCACGACGACTTCGTCCGCGACTGGGTGTCCGGAGCGGAGGGGGCGCTCGCCGACGACAGGGCCGCCTGCGAGTTCGTCCTCGAGCACTCCGAGGAGACGAACCCCTCGGACAGCGACGCGCGAATCACGTTCGACGACATCGACGAGCGGCCCCGGCGGTTCGAGGCGGCGAGCGACCACTGGACCTCGCCGATCGAGGAGGGGGAGGCCTACGCCCCGTGGAAGCGCTTCGTCCGGGACAAGGAGCCGTGGCCGACGTTCACCGGCCGACAGCAGTACTACATCGACCACGACTGGTTCCTCGAGATGGGCGAGGAACTGCCGACGCACAAGCGCCCCGTCGTCGAGCAGGACCGCGAGGCGTACCCGCTGCGGTACAACACGCCCCACGGTCGGTGGTCGATCCACTCGACCTGGCGGGACAACGAGACGCTGCTCCGACTCCAGCGCGGCGAGCCGGTCGTGTACCTCCACCCGGAGGACGCCGAGGCGCGGGGCATCGCGGACGGCGACGACGTCGTCGTCTACAACGACCTGGCCGAGGTCGAGGTGCAGGCGAAGCTCTACCCGAGCAGTCGGACGGGAACCGCCCGGATGTACTTCGCCTGGGAGACGTTCCAGTTCCCCGGGCGGAACAACTTCAACTCGCTCGTCCCGATGTACATGAAGCCGACGCAGCTGGTCAGGTACCCCGAGGACACCGGCGAGCACCTCCGGTTCGTCCCGAACTACTGGGGACCGACGGGCGTGAACAGCGACGTCCGCGTCGACGTCCGGAAGAAGGGGGGTGACGGGTCGTGA
- a CDS encoding DUF7560 family zinc ribbon protein has translation MRRSQSTSRRHRRNCSTRCWSSSASAAVVPAASPRPRHQRPANSGLGVFPSHPIDYWRETVPPKFEFSCHRCDVRTVVDVDVRELILDGGCVVCGVDVTVDAFSRTVE, from the coding sequence GTGCGACGCTCGCAGAGCACCTCGCGGCGGCACAGACGAAACTGCTCGACGCGCTGCTGGTCGAGTAGCGCCTCCGCGGCGGTCGTCCCGGCGGCGTCCCCTCGCCCGCGGCATCAACGCCCCGCAAATAGTGGGCTCGGTGTCTTCCCCTCCCACCCCATCGACTACTGGCGCGAAACCGTGCCACCGAAATTCGAATTCAGCTGTCACCGGTGTGACGTGCGTACCGTCGTCGACGTCGACGTCCGAGAGCTGATCCTCGACGGCGGCTGCGTCGTCTGCGGCGTGGACGTGACCGTCGACGCCTTCTCCCGGACCGTCGAGTGA
- a CDS encoding CehA/McbA family metallohydrolase, with protein MTRRLAVDPHVHSAGSYDATGTVEEILTGASAAGLDALAVTDHDAIERSLRAVELAPSYGLLALPGVEVSTADGHLLALGVDRRPPAGEPLARTVERVRERGGVAVVPHPFERLRHGAPAAAIDDCDGVETYNACSLLSVRRRAARRFAAERGHARIGGSDAHTPAMVGRAYTEVLVETAAATPDEVSADAVLDAIRRGATRVRGRRTPVRRFVRKYATNARLKTGALFARRGVTLTRR; from the coding sequence ATGACGCGGCGACTCGCCGTCGACCCGCACGTGCACTCGGCGGGGTCCTACGACGCGACGGGGACGGTCGAGGAGATCCTCACGGGGGCGAGCGCGGCCGGTCTCGACGCGCTCGCCGTGACGGACCACGACGCCATCGAGCGGTCCCTGCGGGCGGTCGAACTCGCCCCCTCCTACGGGCTGCTCGCGCTCCCGGGGGTCGAGGTGTCGACCGCCGACGGACACCTGCTCGCGCTCGGCGTCGACCGGCGGCCGCCGGCCGGCGAACCGCTCGCGCGCACCGTCGAGCGCGTCCGCGAGCGGGGGGGCGTCGCGGTCGTCCCCCACCCGTTCGAGCGGCTCCGCCACGGCGCACCGGCGGCCGCCATCGACGACTGCGACGGCGTCGAGACGTACAACGCCTGTTCGCTCCTGTCCGTCCGGCGACGGGCCGCCCGTCGCTTCGCCGCGGAGCGGGGCCACGCGCGCATCGGTGGGAGCGACGCCCACACGCCCGCGATGGTCGGGCGGGCGTACACCGAGGTGCTCGTCGAGACGGCGGCCGCGACACCCGACGAGGTGTCCGCCGACGCGGTGCTCGATGCGATACGACGCGGCGCGACCCGCGTTCGCGGACGGCGGACGCCCGTCCGGCGGTTCGTCCGGAAGTACGCGACGAACGCCCGCCTGAAGACGGGCGCGCTGTTCGCGCGCCGGGGCGTGACGCTCACGCGCCGGTGA
- a CDS encoding ubiquinol-cytochrome c reductase iron-sulfur subunit — translation MTGGREECECERECEFEERRGHGLETRPSIYADRRGAMERRDFAKVLATVGGLTAVGSLAAPLAGLSRVFERSYTGPIYSDGVYLVDAEEKRVPETALRPGEKTTVFPEPRPGIEQAPTLLVRYPESRYGGATKLEFTVSGYAAYSKVCTHAGCMVSNEQGEILVCPCHFGKFDPTAGATVVGGPPPRALPQLPITLSSDGYLMATGDFEGPVGPGGE, via the coding sequence ATGACGGGGGGACGCGAGGAGTGCGAGTGCGAACGTGAGTGTGAGTTCGAGGAGCGTCGGGGGCACGGTCTCGAGACGCGCCCCAGCATCTACGCTGACCGTCGCGGGGCGATGGAGCGGCGGGACTTCGCCAAGGTGCTGGCGACGGTCGGCGGGTTGACGGCGGTCGGCAGCCTGGCCGCCCCCCTCGCCGGCCTGTCCCGCGTCTTCGAACGGTCGTACACGGGACCGATCTACTCGGACGGCGTCTACCTCGTCGACGCCGAGGAGAAACGGGTCCCGGAGACCGCGCTCCGCCCCGGCGAGAAGACGACGGTGTTCCCGGAACCCCGACCGGGGATCGAGCAGGCCCCGACGCTGCTCGTTCGCTACCCGGAGAGCCGCTACGGCGGCGCGACGAAACTCGAGTTCACCGTGTCGGGCTACGCCGCCTACTCGAAGGTCTGTACGCACGCCGGCTGTATGGTCTCCAACGAGCAGGGCGAGATCCTGGTCTGCCCGTGTCACTTCGGGAAGTTCGACCCGACGGCGGGGGCGACGGTCGTCGGCGGACCGCCGCCGCGCGCCCTCCCGCAGCTTCCGATCACCCTGTCGAGCGACGGGTACCTCATGGCGACCGGGGACTTCGAGGGCCCGGTCGGGCCGGGGGGCGAGTGA
- a CDS encoding molecular chaperone TorD family protein produces MDDTNGNALEDGTAPVDDEPLDVASLDAAAAARGGVYALFATLFEEPDETVYARLDAGEVHAQCADLLAATGLDVDPPDLTTGDDHETLCARYNDLFTVGYAEYEDRSDGSLASRGPPVSLYESRYRSDVSWSDVNLDLARAYDYFGLGVDRTARDNHDYLPYLLEFAGYLARRAALLDEGAARARLDFLDRHLRVVAPRVAERVAGEPGTDLYGELADALDRFTAADQVDLAARYEEVGRS; encoded by the coding sequence ATGGACGACACGAACGGAAACGCGCTGGAGGACGGCACGGCCCCGGTCGACGACGAACCGCTCGACGTCGCCTCGCTCGACGCGGCGGCCGCGGCGCGCGGGGGCGTCTACGCGCTGTTCGCGACGCTGTTCGAGGAACCGGACGAGACGGTGTACGCCCGGCTCGACGCGGGCGAGGTGCACGCGCAGTGCGCCGACCTCCTCGCGGCCACGGGGCTCGACGTCGACCCGCCGGACCTCACGACCGGCGACGATCACGAGACGCTCTGTGCGCGGTACAACGACCTGTTCACGGTCGGCTACGCGGAGTACGAGGATCGGAGCGACGGGTCGCTCGCCTCGCGGGGGCCGCCCGTCTCGCTCTACGAGAGCCGGTATCGCTCGGACGTGTCGTGGAGCGACGTGAACCTCGACCTCGCGCGAGCGTACGACTACTTCGGCCTCGGGGTCGATCGGACGGCGCGGGACAACCACGACTACCTGCCGTACCTCCTCGAGTTCGCCGGCTACCTGGCCCGACGCGCCGCGCTGCTCGACGAGGGGGCCGCCCGGGCGCGACTCGACTTCCTCGACAGGCACCTCCGCGTCGTCGCCCCGCGCGTCGCCGAGCGAGTGGCCGGGGAACCGGGCACGGACCTCTACGGCGAACTCGCCGACGCGCTCGACCGGTTCACCGCCGCCGACCAGGTCGACTTGGCCGCGCGGTACGAGGAGGTGGGGCGCTCGTGA
- a CDS encoding 4Fe-4S dicluster domain-containing protein, translating into MSGGTSEVDLAEGVSHQVAMVMDLNKCVGCQTCTVACKTLWTEGGGREYMYWNNVETKPGEGYPRNWGESGGGWKSAEHGERSPGEIPAQGDYGRAWEFDHEAIMYDGSDEPLRPQGDPTWGPNWDEDRGAGEHPNSYYFYLPRICNHCTHPSCVEACPRKAIYKREEDGIVLIDQERCRGYRYCVEGCPYKKVYYNARTKTSEKCVFCYPRIEGSGPDGETFAPACAEECPPQLRLVGFLDDERGPIYKLVEEYEVALPLHPEYRTEPNVYYIPPFAPPQHSDAGETVDVDRIPREYLEELFGERVHRALDTIQRERERVNLGESSELMDLLTDTNPARKYRLEVFDDA; encoded by the coding sequence GTGAGCGGCGGGACGTCGGAGGTCGACCTCGCGGAGGGGGTCTCCCACCAGGTCGCCATGGTGATGGACCTGAACAAGTGCGTCGGCTGTCAGACGTGTACGGTCGCGTGCAAGACCCTCTGGACCGAGGGCGGCGGCCGCGAGTACATGTACTGGAACAACGTGGAGACGAAGCCGGGCGAGGGGTACCCTCGAAACTGGGGGGAGAGCGGCGGCGGCTGGAAGTCCGCCGAGCACGGGGAGCGGTCGCCCGGGGAGATCCCCGCGCAAGGAGACTACGGCCGCGCCTGGGAGTTCGACCACGAGGCGATCATGTACGACGGGAGCGACGAACCGCTCCGTCCGCAGGGGGACCCGACGTGGGGACCGAACTGGGACGAGGACCGGGGGGCCGGCGAGCACCCCAACTCCTATTACTTCTACCTCCCTCGCATCTGTAACCACTGTACGCACCCCTCGTGCGTGGAGGCGTGTCCGCGGAAGGCCATCTATAAGCGCGAGGAGGACGGGATCGTGCTCATCGACCAGGAGCGGTGTCGGGGGTACCGCTACTGCGTCGAGGGCTGCCCCTACAAGAAGGTGTACTACAACGCGAGGACGAAGACCTCGGAGAAGTGCGTCTTCTGTTACCCGCGGATCGAGGGGTCGGGACCGGACGGCGAGACGTTCGCCCCGGCCTGCGCCGAGGAGTGCCCCCCTCAGCTCCGGCTCGTCGGCTTTCTCGACGACGAGCGGGGACCGATCTACAAACTCGTCGAGGAGTACGAGGTCGCCCTCCCGCTCCACCCGGAGTACCGGACGGAGCCGAACGTCTACTACATTCCGCCGTTCGCACCGCCCCAGCACTCCGACGCCGGCGAGACGGTCGACGTGGACCGCATCCCGCGTGAGTACCTGGAGGAACTCTTCGGCGAGCGCGTCCACCGCGCGCTGGACACGATCCAGCGGGAGCGCGAGCGCGTGAACCTCGGCGAGTCGAGCGAACTCATGGACCTGCTGACGGACACGAATCCCGCCCGGAAGTACCGCCTGGAGGTGTTCGACGATGCGTGA
- a CDS encoding phosphate ABC transporter permease — protein MSRHSASTGDEHRPTGAGSLAGALSVSPRGAVGALALLAPAATTLLRVARNAPTTLPPVVADAYPSVALAAALGPAAAAVLLGALTDDVRERVGLAFVGVFGPAGAFVPAAWLPAAGAVVGGTALAVYARRRRLGARRFAVAALVVVAMAASLAGAAGVASVTLRPLGSTLALLGVGLAPAFVRSAWPDWTVGALAALLALKAGLSAPFATGAVVLVGGAVVGTPLPVVALAVGGAVATAAAALRRRAPEAAVGVALLAVAGVPATLPRALAVCVGVDLLVASSTGGDRP, from the coding sequence GTGAGCCGACACTCGGCGTCGACCGGTGACGAACACCGCCCGACGGGGGCGGGGAGTCTCGCCGGAGCGCTGTCCGTCTCGCCGCGGGGCGCGGTCGGAGCGCTCGCCCTGCTCGCGCCCGCCGCGACGACGCTCCTTCGCGTCGCGCGAAACGCGCCGACGACCCTGCCGCCGGTCGTCGCCGACGCCTACCCGTCCGTCGCGCTGGCCGCCGCGCTGGGTCCCGCGGCGGCGGCGGTGCTGCTCGGCGCGCTGACCGACGACGTGCGCGAGCGCGTCGGACTCGCGTTCGTCGGCGTCTTCGGTCCCGCGGGAGCGTTCGTCCCGGCGGCGTGGCTCCCCGCCGCGGGGGCGGTCGTCGGCGGGACGGCCCTCGCCGTCTACGCGCGTCGGCGACGACTCGGGGCGCGTCGGTTCGCGGTCGCCGCGCTCGTCGTCGTCGCCATGGCGGCGTCGCTCGCCGGTGCGGCGGGCGTCGCGTCGGTGACGCTCAGGCCCCTGGGGTCGACGCTCGCGCTCCTCGGCGTCGGACTCGCCCCCGCGTTCGTCCGGTCGGCGTGGCCCGACTGGACGGTCGGGGCGCTCGCGGCCCTGCTCGCGCTCAAAGCGGGCCTGAGCGCGCCCTTCGCGACCGGGGCGGTCGTGCTCGTCGGCGGCGCGGTCGTCGGGACGCCGCTCCCCGTCGTCGCGCTGGCGGTCGGCGGGGCCGTCGCCACGGCGGCCGCCGCGCTCCGTCGCCGCGCGCCCGAGGCGGCGGTCGGCGTCGCGCTGCTGGCGGTCGCGGGCGTCCCCGCGACGCTCCCGCGAGCGCTCGCGGTCTGCGTCGGCGTCGACCTGCTCGTCGCGTCGTCCACGGGCGGTGATCGCCCGTGA